The following proteins come from a genomic window of Amyelois transitella isolate CPQ chromosome 24, ilAmyTran1.1, whole genome shotgun sequence:
- the LOC106135854 gene encoding peptidyl-prolyl cis-trans isomerase Fkbp12 has protein sequence MEKKNKRQIFFSVISNFIFPTRIFQTSLCSGTDISIAKALIISIMGVDVETLSPGNGSTYPKPGQTVVVHYTGTLQNGKKFDSSRDRGQPFKFTLGKGDVIKGWDQGLAKMSVGERARLTCSPDFAYGSRGHPGVIPPNSTLIFDVELLRVE, from the exons atggaaaagaaaaacaaaaggcaaattttcttttctgtcatttcaaattttatatttcccaCGCGAATTTTCCAAACTTCACTTTGCTCTGGAACAGATATTTCAATAGCAAAagctttaattatttcaattatggGCGTAGATGTTGAAACTCTTTCCCCGGGAAATG GCTCCACATACCCCAAGCCTGGACAGACAGTGGTAGTTCACTATACAGGAACTCTACAGAATGGAAAGAAGTTCGACTCCTCCAGGGACCGTGGTCAACCTTTCAAATTTACCCTGGGCAAGGGCGATGTTATCAAGGGCTGGGACCAAGGATTGGCTAAA ATGTCCGTAGGAGAGAGAGCAAGACTCACATGTTCACCAGACTTTGCTTACGGCTCCCGAGGACACCCCGGTGTCATACCACCAAATTCTACCCTGATTTTTGATGTTGAACTGTTGCGTGTTGAATAG
- the LOC106135853 gene encoding peroxisome biogenesis factor 10, whose amino-acid sequence MALPVAQPAEVLRAWQKDDLYEKQLADSIARLLPSYHAAKAIPVSSILYKSFTTLKDLQTLGEEYSGIVQVDESYHKLPSFSSRLLSIILSTFGENFTRRLLRNAEKSVEKNGSLQPEAQNVFLVLLKAMTSMIPQIISIHRALCYINGGPIQIGKSLTGIDYVHVRPAAAAYYAHLRLLGVVTLLHSFISCGKCIYQAKKYMDQMRETPNEVDSNKSCVACLEEIIQPCVLPCGHIFCMQCSYGALEMCALCRSPFMKNYVVPLMNYYPGEL is encoded by the coding sequence ATGGCTCTACCAGTAGCGCAACCAGCTGAAGTATTGAGGGCGTGGCAGAAAGACGACCTTTATGAGAAACAGCTTGCAGATTCTATAGCCCGACTTTTACCTTCATATCACGCTGCAAAAGCCATCCCAGTCTCTTCAATCCTGTATAAATCCTTCACAACATTGAAAGATCTTCAGACATTAGGAGAAGAGTATTCTGGCATAGTCCAAGTTGATGAAAGTTATCATAAATTACCATCGTTCAGTAGTCGATTACTCAGCATCATTTTATCAACATTTGGAGAAAATTTTACTAGAAGGTTACTGAGGAACGCGGAAAAAAGTGTCGAAAAGAACGGATCGCTTCAGCCCGAGGCTCAAAATgtgtttttagttttacttaagGCTATGACATCAATGATAcctcaaataataagtattcatCGGGCATTGTGTTATATAAATGGTGGCCCTATCCAGATTGGGAAGTCATTGACCGGGATTGATTATGTTCACGTTAGACCGGCTGCAGCAGCATATTATGCTCATTTGAGGTTACTAGGGGTTGTTACACTTCtgcattcatttatttcatgtggaaaatgtatttatcaGGCTAAAAAGTATATGGATCAGATGAGAGAGACTCCAAATGAGGTAGATAGTAATAAATCATGTGTCGCTTGCTTAGAAGAGATAATACAACCATGCGTGTTACCTtgtggacatattttttgcATGCAATGTAGTTATGGTGCATTGGAAATGTGTGCATTATGCAGGTCACCATTCATGAAGAATTATGTAGTGCCACTGATGAATTATTATCCTGGAGAGTTATAG
- the LOC106135887 gene encoding MRG/MORF4L-binding protein isoform X2: MVSSEEEAEVKTGDAVEWDVDMEIQLFYAMANHKPVGINKHFQMACIWEKLSNSITKEISTQDIWKHLESLYDLSMLDDTERIPFPNQEVPFSLPESEFGTLIKQKCKDTVLGDDSEDGRTPSPKPSTPRSTASKDNTPKDRRRDSRDSNASGTRDSSTSKKSTSQKDNKTPKTKAWDSPLIDEDGGSRRGRRRANTSTPPATTPAKRRRT; the protein is encoded by the exons ATGGTATCAAGCGAAGAGGAGGCAGAGGTTAAAACCGGCGACGCAGTGGAATGGGATGTAGATATGGAAATTCAGTTATTTTATGCGATGGCGAATCACAAACCGGTCGggataaacaaacattttcaaatGGCTTGTATATGGGAGAAACTCTCCAATTCAATCACAAAAGAGATTTCGACTCAAGATATTTGGAAGCATTTAGAAAGTCTGTACGATCTTTCGATGTTAGATGACACGGAAAGGATTCCTTTTCCGAACCAAGAAGTACCATTCAGTTTACCTGAAAGTGAGTTTGGGACTTTgattaaacaaaaatgcaaGGATACTGTTTTGGGCGACGATAGTGAAG atGGCCGTACCCCATCACCCAAACCATCCACTCCTAGAAGCACTGCATCTAAAGATAACACTCCTAAAg ACCGAAGGCGTGATTCACGCGACTCAAACGCATCTGGAACGCGGGACAGTTCCACCAGCAAGAAGTCAACCTCACAGAAAGATAACAAAACTCCCAAGACCAAAG CCTGGGACTCCCCCCTCATAGACGAAGATGGCGGTTCCCGACGCGGACGCCGACGTGCAAATACGTCTACGCCGCCTGCCACGACGCCGGCGAAACGACGACGAACTTGA
- the LOC106135887 gene encoding MRG/MORF4L-binding protein isoform X1: MVSSEEEAEVKTGDAVEWDVDMEIQLFYAMANHKPVGINKHFQMACIWEKLSNSITKEISTQDIWKHLESLYDLSMLDDTERIPFPNQEVPFSLPESEFGTLIKQKCKDTVLGDDSEDGRTPSPKPSTPRSTASKDNTPKAGVRKDSVSALATKTRKESGSSHASTDTPSIKSEKDYDRRRDSRDSNASGTRDSSTSKKSTSQKDNKTPKTKAWDSPLIDEDGGSRRGRRRANTSTPPATTPAKRRRT, from the exons ATGGTATCAAGCGAAGAGGAGGCAGAGGTTAAAACCGGCGACGCAGTGGAATGGGATGTAGATATGGAAATTCAGTTATTTTATGCGATGGCGAATCACAAACCGGTCGggataaacaaacattttcaaatGGCTTGTATATGGGAGAAACTCTCCAATTCAATCACAAAAGAGATTTCGACTCAAGATATTTGGAAGCATTTAGAAAGTCTGTACGATCTTTCGATGTTAGATGACACGGAAAGGATTCCTTTTCCGAACCAAGAAGTACCATTCAGTTTACCTGAAAGTGAGTTTGGGACTTTgattaaacaaaaatgcaaGGATACTGTTTTGGGCGACGATAGTGAAG atGGCCGTACCCCATCACCCAAACCATCCACTCCTAGAAGCACTGCATCTAAAGATAACACTCCTAAAg CTGGCGTTCGCAAGGACAGTGTCAGTGCGTTGGCAACTAAAACACGCAAGGAAAGCGGTAGCTCACATGCGTCTACAGACACACCTAGCATCAAGTCAGAGAAAGATTATG ACCGAAGGCGTGATTCACGCGACTCAAACGCATCTGGAACGCGGGACAGTTCCACCAGCAAGAAGTCAACCTCACAGAAAGATAACAAAACTCCCAAGACCAAAG CCTGGGACTCCCCCCTCATAGACGAAGATGGCGGTTCCCGACGCGGACGCCGACGTGCAAATACGTCTACGCCGCCTGCCACGACGCCGGCGAAACGACGACGAACTTGA
- the LOC106135882 gene encoding nuclear inhibitor of protein phosphatase 1 encodes MANHYEVPSWAGKPPTGLHLDVLKGDKLIQKLMLDEKKCYLFGRNPQMNDFCIDHASCSRVHAAFVYHKHLNRAFLVDLGSTHGTYIGKMRLEPNKPTQLPIDSNFHFGASTRNYIIRERPTGNSRGIMEDLPNTEQEGALLGLPETQTELDNLTEFNTAHNRRISMLGISTDDGTDVIKPPTGTKRSASMPTSGAKKQKRNVSFNEEVDIINPEDIDPTIGRFRNLVKSTIVPNANAPPRKLKLQSADDSAHHMSLRLQEISRSTNLYSDLPAPSSHLSLIGARLGLSLPNPAPDVELEGPEPHLNIQPPLPHSVPEDGGPSAGPKKKKYAKEAWPGRKPGLIPGV; translated from the exons ATGGCAAACCATTATGAAGTGCCTAGCTG GGCCGGCAAGCCTCCCACCGGGCTGCATTTGGACGTGCTTAAAGGCGACAAGTTGATCCAAAAATTAATGTTAGATGAGAAAAAGTGTTATTTGTTTGGAAGAAACCCTCAAATGAACGACTTTTGTATCGATCACGCTAGCTGCTCACGAGTACACGCCGCTTTCGTCTATCATAAACATTTGAATAGAGCCTTTTTAGTTGATCTAGGCAGCA CTCATGGGACTTACATTGGGAAAATGCGGTTGGAGCCGAACAAACCCACACAGCTGCCGATCGACTCTAATTTCCACTTTGGAGCTTCTACAAGAAATTATATCATTAG GGAACGACCAACGGGCAACTCTCGCGGAATCATGGAGGATTTACCAAACACAGAGCAGGAGGGAGCACTACTTGGATTGCCAGAAACACAGACTGAATTGGAC AATTTGACAGAGTTCAACACGGCCCATAACAGAAGAATTTCTATGTTGGGCATCTCAACAGATGACGGAACAGATGttataaag CCCCCCACAGGCACCAAGCGATCAGCATCCATGCCTACCAGCGGGGCCAAGAAGCAGAAGAGGAATGTGTCGTTCAACGAAGAGGTGGACATTATCAACCCGGAGGACATTGACCCCACCATAGGAAGGTTCCGGAACCTGGTCAAGTCGACCATAGTGCCGAATGCCAACGCTCCACCGAGGAAACTGAAATTGCAAAGCGCAGATGATA GTGCCCATCACATGTCACTCCGGCTGCAAGAGATATCCCGGAGCACCAATCTATACTCGGATTTGCCAGCACCCAGCTCTCATCTTAGTCTTATCGGAGCCAG ATTGGGCCTGTCCCTCCCTAACCCCGCTCCGGATGTGGAACTAGAGGGTCCCGAGCCACATCTCAACATACAGCCTCCTCTGCCCCATTCAG tACCAGAGGACGGCGGCCCGTCGGCCGGGCCCAAGAAGAAGAAATACGCGAAGGAAGCGTGGCCCGGCCGGAAACCGGGACTCATACCCGGCGTATGA